The Saccharomonospora cyanea NA-134 genome includes a region encoding these proteins:
- the galE gene encoding UDP-glucose 4-epimerase GalE, giving the protein MPTDTTTSSKSMKLVVTGGAGYIGSVCTARLLEAGHEVTVVDDLSTGHADAVPEGARFVQGDAAEVAGTLLAEGFDGVLHFAAKSLVGESMQDPSTYWRGNVLTSLRLLDAMRTHGVSRLVFSSTAATYGEPEVTPIPETAPTAPTNTYGATKLAIDHAITSYARAHGLAAVSLRYFNVAGAYGNYGERHTTETHLIPLILQVATGHRAQVQIYGDDYPTEDGTAIRDYIHVVDLADAHLLALAHAKPGEHEIFNLGNGTGFSVRQVIDACRSVTGHEIPAAVAQRRVGDPAVLVAASDKAQDELGWKPRHTDLSGIVADAWEFTQRRQETR; this is encoded by the coding sequence ATGCCCACCGACACCACGACGTCGAGCAAGTCCATGAAACTCGTTGTCACGGGCGGTGCAGGCTATATCGGCAGTGTGTGCACGGCCCGACTGCTCGAGGCGGGACACGAGGTGACCGTCGTCGACGACCTGTCCACCGGCCACGCCGACGCAGTACCCGAGGGAGCGCGGTTCGTCCAGGGCGACGCGGCGGAGGTCGCCGGCACCCTTCTGGCCGAGGGATTCGACGGCGTCCTGCACTTCGCCGCCAAGAGTCTCGTGGGCGAGTCGATGCAGGACCCGAGCACCTACTGGCGTGGCAACGTGCTCACCTCCCTGCGGCTACTGGACGCGATGCGGACACACGGTGTGTCGCGCCTGGTGTTCTCCTCAACGGCTGCGACCTACGGCGAGCCGGAGGTGACACCGATCCCGGAGACCGCTCCGACGGCCCCCACCAACACCTACGGCGCCACCAAGCTCGCCATCGACCACGCCATCACGAGCTACGCACGGGCTCACGGGCTGGCGGCTGTGAGCCTGCGCTACTTCAACGTCGCCGGCGCCTACGGCAACTACGGTGAACGGCACACCACCGAGACCCACCTCATTCCGCTGATCCTCCAGGTCGCTACCGGGCACCGAGCCCAGGTGCAGATCTACGGTGACGACTACCCCACCGAGGACGGCACGGCGATCCGCGACTACATCCACGTGGTCGACCTCGCCGACGCTCACCTGCTCGCGCTGGCGCACGCGAAACCGGGCGAACACGAGATCTTCAACCTGGGTAACGGCACCGGTTTCTCGGTACGTCAAGTGATCGACGCCTGCCGCTCGGTCACCGGGCACGAGATTCCCGCCGCCGTGGCACAGCGCCGTGTCGGTGACCCCGCCGTGCTCGTGGCCGCCAGCGACAAGGCGCAGGACGAGCTCGGTTGGAAGCCGCGGCACACCGATCTCTCCGGCATCGTGGCCGACGCGTGGGAGTTCACCCAGCGTCGTCAGGAGACCCGGTAG
- a CDS encoding bifunctional acetate--CoA ligase family protein/GNAT family N-acetyltransferase — MASTGGASHGAGDGSEYGRDPFDYPRHWEADVVLADGRTVHLRPIVPTDADRIVALHARLSERTRYLRYFGAYPRIPARDLKRFTTVDHHDRVAFVALLGDDIVAVGRYERVNAASAEVAFVVDDAHQGRGLGSILLEHLAAAASECGLRRFVAEVLAENVAMTRVFRDAGYQVSRAFEEGLLHLEFDIDPTEESLAVARAREQAAEARSVHNLLHPRSVAVIGASTDSTKIGYAVLSNLLAADFAGPVYPVNPEHVSVRGVRAYKSVLEIPDPVDLAVVAVPAEAVESVLDGALTKGVQTLVIVSAGFAESGPHGLHAELRLVGEARAHGMRVVGPNALGVLNTDPKVRLNATLAPRLPRRGRTGFFCQSGALGIAILADAEARGLGLSTFVSAGNRADVSGNDLLQYWETDPHTDVVLLYLESFGNPRKFARLARRLARTKPVVAVKSGRHAVRPQLAATSTDIDESSVQTLFEQAGVVRVDTLAQLFDTALVFANQPLPAGPRIGIVGNSSAIALLAADTARAQGLSLGIEPVDVGSQASPESFAAAVGEALASPEVDALVAVFVPPVATPGTAYARALRETVLATPTTPEKPIVSTFLAAEGVPDELAVTDADGTVVFGSIPSYPSPERAVNALARVVRYAEWRQRPQGSVVRPEGLHAERAQSLVRELTEERNVVLDVDDMVRLLDCYGIDVVAFQVVSDVDEAVAAARKLGFPVTLKAYDDSLRDRPDLAGVRLDLPTPESVRVAYRDLREVSGRDEVYVQRMAPKGLSCAIGLQDDPSFGTLVSFGLSGVVSTLLGDQAFRAVPLTDVDAATLVREPRTAPLLTGYRGDEPADLSALQDLVLRVAALAEDHPEVRSLSLDPVLASPEGAFVTNARIVLGPPPSRPDTGPRRLRQIVTPAEPGSSVQKPDGSTA; from the coding sequence ATGGCCTCGACGGGCGGTGCCTCCCACGGCGCGGGCGACGGCAGCGAGTACGGACGCGATCCGTTCGACTATCCCCGGCACTGGGAGGCCGACGTGGTGCTGGCGGACGGTCGCACCGTGCACCTGAGGCCGATCGTGCCCACGGACGCCGACCGCATCGTGGCCCTGCACGCGCGGTTGTCCGAACGCACCCGCTACCTGCGGTATTTCGGGGCGTATCCGAGGATTCCGGCGCGCGACCTCAAGCGGTTCACGACGGTGGACCACCACGACCGGGTGGCGTTCGTGGCGTTGCTGGGCGACGACATCGTGGCGGTCGGCCGTTACGAGAGGGTCAACGCGGCCTCGGCGGAGGTGGCATTCGTGGTGGACGACGCCCACCAGGGGCGGGGGCTGGGGTCGATTCTGCTCGAACATCTCGCCGCGGCGGCGTCGGAGTGCGGCCTGCGCCGGTTCGTGGCCGAGGTGCTGGCCGAGAACGTGGCGATGACGCGGGTGTTCCGTGACGCGGGCTACCAGGTGAGCCGCGCGTTCGAGGAGGGACTGCTGCACCTGGAGTTCGACATCGACCCCACCGAGGAGTCGCTCGCGGTGGCGCGTGCCAGGGAGCAGGCGGCGGAGGCGCGCAGTGTGCACAACCTGCTGCACCCGCGCTCGGTGGCGGTGATCGGCGCTTCCACGGACTCCACCAAGATCGGCTACGCGGTGCTGTCGAACCTGCTGGCCGCGGACTTCGCGGGACCGGTTTACCCGGTGAATCCCGAGCACGTGTCGGTGCGGGGTGTGCGGGCGTACAAGTCCGTGCTGGAGATCCCCGACCCGGTCGATCTCGCGGTGGTGGCGGTTCCCGCCGAGGCGGTGGAGTCGGTCCTCGACGGCGCGCTGACCAAGGGCGTGCAGACGCTGGTGATCGTCTCGGCGGGGTTCGCCGAGTCCGGCCCGCACGGTCTGCACGCCGAGTTGAGGCTGGTGGGCGAGGCCAGGGCGCACGGGATGCGGGTGGTGGGGCCGAACGCGCTCGGGGTGCTCAACACCGACCCTAAGGTGCGGCTGAACGCCACGCTCGCACCGCGGTTGCCCCGGCGCGGCCGGACGGGGTTCTTCTGCCAGTCGGGTGCGCTGGGGATCGCGATCCTGGCCGACGCGGAGGCGCGGGGGCTGGGGTTGTCGACGTTCGTCTCGGCGGGCAACCGCGCCGACGTCTCGGGTAACGACCTGCTGCAGTACTGGGAGACCGATCCGCACACCGACGTGGTCCTGCTGTATCTGGAGTCGTTCGGCAATCCGCGGAAGTTCGCGCGGCTGGCGCGGCGGCTGGCACGGACCAAACCGGTGGTGGCGGTGAAGTCGGGCAGGCACGCGGTGCGGCCGCAACTGGCGGCGACGTCCACCGACATCGACGAGTCGAGTGTGCAGACCCTGTTCGAGCAGGCCGGTGTGGTGCGGGTGGACACGCTGGCGCAGTTGTTCGACACGGCGCTGGTGTTCGCCAACCAGCCGTTGCCCGCGGGGCCACGGATCGGGATCGTCGGCAACTCCTCGGCGATCGCTCTGCTCGCCGCCGACACGGCGAGGGCGCAGGGGTTGAGCCTCGGCATCGAGCCGGTGGACGTCGGTTCGCAGGCGTCGCCGGAGTCCTTCGCCGCCGCGGTGGGGGAGGCGCTCGCGTCGCCGGAGGTGGACGCCCTCGTCGCTGTGTTCGTCCCTCCGGTCGCGACTCCGGGGACCGCCTACGCGCGGGCGTTGCGGGAGACGGTGCTGGCCACTCCCACCACGCCGGAGAAACCCATTGTCTCGACGTTTCTCGCGGCGGAGGGCGTGCCGGACGAGCTGGCGGTCACCGACGCGGACGGCACCGTGGTGTTCGGCTCGATCCCGTCGTATCCGAGTCCGGAACGGGCGGTGAACGCGCTGGCGAGGGTGGTGCGCTACGCCGAGTGGCGGCAGCGCCCTCAGGGCAGCGTGGTGCGTCCCGAGGGGCTGCACGCCGAGCGGGCCCAGAGCCTCGTGCGGGAGCTGACGGAGGAGCGCAACGTCGTGCTGGACGTGGACGACATGGTGCGCCTGCTCGACTGTTACGGCATCGACGTCGTGGCGTTCCAAGTGGTGTCCGATGTGGACGAAGCGGTGGCCGCCGCGCGGAAACTCGGTTTCCCCGTGACCCTCAAGGCCTACGACGACAGCCTCCGCGACCGGCCCGATCTCGCGGGGGTGCGGCTGGATCTCCCGACACCGGAGTCGGTGCGCGTGGCCTACCGTGACCTGCGCGAGGTGTCGGGCCGGGACGAGGTGTACGTGCAGCGGATGGCGCCCAAGGGCCTGTCCTGCGCGATCGGGCTCCAGGACGACCCCTCGTTCGGCACTCTGGTGTCGTTCGGGTTGTCGGGTGTGGTGAGCACCCTGCTCGGCGATCAGGCGTTCCGGGCAGTGCCGTTGACGGACGTGGACGCCGCGACGCTGGTGCGTGAGCCGCGTACCGCGCCGCTGCTCACCGGCTACCGGGGCGACGAGCCAGCCGATCTGTCCGCTCTTCAGGACCTGGTGCTCCGTGTGGCGGCTTTGGCCGAGGACCACCCGGAGGTGCGGTCGTTGTCGCTGGATCCCGTGCTCGCCTCTCCCGAGGGCGCGTTCGTCACCAACGCGCGCATCGTGCTCGGTCCGCCACCGTCGCGGCCTGACACCGGACCGCGACGGTTGCGGCAGATCGTGACGCCTGCCGAGCCCGGGTCGTCGGTTCAGAAGCCCGACGGGTCGACGGCGTAG
- a CDS encoding acetoin utilization protein AcuC has protein sequence MSSSAVVWDPALLAYNLGNDHPFNPVRLDLTIRLATALGVLNDVPFLAPKPTEVEQLYRAHSAEYVEAVRQAPMAGWDVGHGLGTPDNPVFTDMHEASSLVVGSTLLGASRIAEGRALRAVNIAGGLHHAMHGRASGFCVYNDCAVAISWLLDHGFDRIAYVDTDVHHGDGVQAAFYGDPRVLTVSLHQHPFTLFPGTGYSAETGQGEGEGSAVNLPLPPATKDAGWFRAFHAVVPSVLAAFRPQILVTQCGVDSHEEDPLADLSLTVDGHRAIYRTLRDLADTYAEGRWLAVGGGGYQLIRVVPRSWTHLLATVLDRDVDPTTPLPGEWTEHVLAMAPNAEVPTRMTDGPDGAEPAFARWGDGMDDAVDIAVRDTRRAVFPLHGLDPDDPRD, from the coding sequence ATGTCCAGCTCGGCCGTCGTCTGGGATCCCGCCCTTCTCGCCTACAACCTGGGCAACGACCACCCGTTCAACCCGGTCCGCCTCGACCTCACGATCCGGCTCGCCACGGCACTCGGCGTGCTGAACGACGTGCCGTTCCTCGCGCCGAAACCCACCGAGGTCGAGCAGCTGTACCGTGCGCACTCCGCCGAGTACGTCGAGGCGGTCAGGCAGGCGCCGATGGCCGGCTGGGACGTGGGCCACGGGCTCGGCACGCCGGACAACCCGGTGTTCACCGACATGCACGAGGCGTCGTCGCTCGTGGTCGGGTCCACGCTGCTGGGCGCGTCCCGGATCGCCGAGGGCAGGGCGCTGCGCGCGGTGAACATCGCGGGCGGCCTGCACCACGCCATGCATGGCCGCGCTTCGGGTTTCTGCGTCTACAACGACTGCGCGGTGGCGATCTCGTGGTTGCTCGACCACGGTTTCGACCGCATCGCCTACGTCGACACGGACGTGCACCACGGTGACGGTGTGCAGGCCGCGTTCTACGGCGACCCGCGTGTGCTCACGGTCTCGCTGCACCAGCATCCGTTCACGCTGTTCCCCGGTACCGGGTACTCGGCCGAGACGGGGCAGGGCGAGGGCGAGGGCAGCGCGGTGAACCTCCCCCTGCCGCCTGCGACGAAGGACGCCGGGTGGTTCCGCGCGTTCCACGCGGTGGTGCCGTCGGTGCTCGCGGCGTTCCGGCCACAGATCCTCGTGACGCAGTGCGGCGTGGACTCCCACGAGGAGGACCCGTTGGCGGATCTGTCGTTGACCGTGGACGGGCACCGCGCCATCTACCGGACGCTGCGTGATCTCGCGGACACCTACGCGGAGGGCCGGTGGCTGGCCGTGGGCGGTGGCGGTTACCAGTTGATCCGGGTGGTGCCGCGGTCGTGGACACATCTGCTGGCGACGGTGTTGGATCGCGACGTGGACCCGACGACCCCGCTGCCGGGGGAGTGGACAGAGCACGTGCTGGCGATGGCCCCGAACGCGGAGGTACCCACGCGCATGACCGACGGTCCGGACGGCGCGGAACCGGCGTTCGCGCGCTGGGGCGACGGTATGGACGACGCCGTCGACATCGCGGTCCGCGACACTCGCCGTGCGGTCTTCCCACTGCACGGGCTGGACCCCGACGACCCGAGAGACTGA
- a CDS encoding metal-dependent transcriptional regulator, whose amino-acid sequence MNDLIDTTEMYLRTIYELEEEGVVPLRARIAERLHQSGPTVSQTVARMERDGLVVVADDRHLQLTDHGRELAVAVMRKHRLAERLLVDVIGLEWEHVHNEACRWEHVMSEAVERKLIKLLDHPTTSPYGNPIPGLDKLDAASEPAPPAEADLVRLADVAKAGGGKVEIRRIAEHVQLDESLMSELRSVGIVPGRTVTIGTITKGELTVEVSDDTTTARIPTSALQAVLAQAR is encoded by the coding sequence GTGAACGATCTCATCGATACCACCGAGATGTACTTGCGCACCATCTACGAGCTCGAAGAGGAGGGGGTCGTCCCACTGCGTGCTCGTATCGCGGAGCGGCTGCACCAGAGCGGGCCCACCGTGAGCCAGACCGTGGCGCGCATGGAACGCGACGGCCTCGTGGTCGTCGCCGACGACCGGCACCTTCAGCTCACCGACCACGGTCGTGAACTGGCGGTCGCGGTCATGCGGAAACACCGGCTCGCGGAGCGGTTGCTCGTCGACGTCATCGGGCTGGAATGGGAGCACGTGCACAACGAAGCATGCCGCTGGGAGCACGTCATGAGCGAGGCGGTGGAGCGCAAACTCATCAAGCTGCTCGACCACCCCACCACCTCGCCGTACGGCAACCCGATTCCCGGCCTCGACAAGCTCGACGCCGCCAGCGAACCGGCTCCACCGGCCGAAGCCGACCTGGTCCGATTGGCCGACGTGGCGAAGGCCGGTGGCGGAAAGGTCGAGATCCGGCGGATCGCCGAACACGTGCAACTCGACGAGAGCTTGATGAGCGAGCTCCGTTCGGTCGGCATCGTTCCCGGCCGCACCGTCACAATCGGCACGATCACCAAAGGTGAGTTGACTGTCGAGGTGTCCGACGACACCACGACGGCGCGGATTCCGACCTCCGCACTGCAGGCGGTACTCGCACAAGCGCGGTGA
- a CDS encoding sulfurtransferase, whose product MRPVISTSELADLLDSEHPPTVLDVRWRLGGPSGRESYREAHVPGAVFLDVDADLASEPGPRGRHPLPDPETLQRTLRAAGVSEARPVIAYDDADGSVAARAWWLLRWSGHGRVAVLDGGFAAWRSEGRPVSRVEPRPAPGDVVVRPGALPVLDADGAEKLARHGVLLDARAPQRYTGETEPVDPRPGHVPGAVNAPFAAHVDEDGRWRSPEELARHFATLGVRVGTPVGAYCGSGVTACSVVLALELAGLSGPERPAALYAGSWSNWVADPARPAATGPEPG is encoded by the coding sequence ATGCGACCCGTCATCTCGACATCCGAACTCGCGGATCTGCTGGACTCGGAACACCCGCCGACGGTGCTCGACGTGCGTTGGCGTCTCGGCGGCCCCTCCGGGCGGGAGTCCTACCGAGAGGCACACGTGCCCGGCGCGGTGTTCCTCGACGTCGATGCGGACCTGGCGAGTGAGCCGGGACCGCGGGGCAGGCATCCGCTTCCCGACCCCGAGACCCTGCAACGCACCCTGCGCGCCGCCGGGGTGAGCGAGGCGCGCCCCGTGATCGCCTACGACGACGCCGACGGCTCGGTCGCGGCGAGGGCATGGTGGCTGCTCCGGTGGTCGGGGCATGGCCGGGTCGCGGTGCTCGACGGGGGGTTCGCCGCATGGCGGTCGGAGGGGCGTCCGGTCAGCAGGGTGGAGCCCAGACCCGCGCCGGGCGACGTCGTGGTCCGGCCTGGAGCGCTGCCCGTGCTCGACGCGGACGGCGCCGAGAAACTGGCCCGGCACGGTGTGTTGCTCGACGCCCGGGCGCCGCAGCGCTACACGGGTGAGACGGAGCCGGTCGATCCGCGGCCGGGGCACGTTCCGGGCGCGGTCAACGCTCCTTTCGCCGCGCACGTCGACGAGGACGGGCGGTGGAGGTCGCCGGAGGAACTGGCCCGGCACTTCGCCACGCTCGGCGTGCGCGTGGGCACACCGGTGGGCGCGTACTGCGGTTCGGGCGTCACCGCGTGCTCGGTGGTGCTGGCGCTCGAGTTGGCCGGCCTGTCCGGGCCCGAGCGGCCTGCGGCCCTGTACGCGGGATCGTGGTCGAACTGGGTGGCCGATCCGGCGCGACCGGCCGCGACCGGACCCGAACCCGGCTGA